One stretch of Prunus persica cultivar Lovell chromosome G1, Prunus_persica_NCBIv2, whole genome shotgun sequence DNA includes these proteins:
- the LOC109947015 gene encoding uncharacterized protein LOC109947015 produces the protein MGSNVELVWPEAEVYSSRVNNCSHANSSLAAIRAKLSAEQLEQFKTSCFGHLLNIDKIQFSGQIVHGVVLRRVAGQGVKDLDGLSFLLGCDVAQFTRQDFCLITGLRFGEVPEVSSGESDEIRLQKRYFIDEGITCNALEEAFLRCTEEDDIYKLALVYFAELVVLGRDKHLNINLNYLTLVEDLDAFNRFGYMN, from the exons ATGGGATCCAACGTGGAGCTGGTATGGCCAGAGGCAGAGGTATAttcgtcacgggtgaacaactGCTCACATGCAAATTCATCTCTAGCTGCAATTCGAGCGAAGTTGAGTGCGGAACAATTAGAACAATTCAAGACATCATGCTTTGGCCATCTTCTGAATATAGATAAGATTCAGTTTAGCGGGCAGATTGTGCATGGGGTTGTGTTGCGTAGAGTAGCGGGGCAGGGTGTGAAAGACTTGGATGGACTGAGTTTCTTATTAGGGTGTGACGTTGCTCAGTTCACTCGTCAGGATTTCTGTTTGATCACAGGGCTTCGTTTTGGGGAAGTGCCTGAAGTTTCCAGTGGAGAGAGTGATGAAATCAGACTTcagaaaagatattttatagaCGAAGGAATTACATGCAATGCTTTAGAAGAAGCATTTCTGAGGTGCACAGAGGAAGATGACATCTACAAGCTAGCTCTTGTTTACTTTGCTGAGTTAGTGGTTTTGGGAAGGGACAAACATTTGAACATCAATCTAAATTACCTGACCCTTGTAGAGGACTTGGATGCGTTCAACAG ATTTGggtat